From Chryseobacterium shandongense, the proteins below share one genomic window:
- a CDS encoding dipeptidase → MQETLNYINENKQRFVDELFELLRIPSISADPAYKDDVLKCADVVAEYLKNAGADKVEVCQTKGYPIVFGEKMLNENLPTVLVYGHYDVQPADPLELWKKPPFEPYIEKTELHPEGAIFARGSADDKGQFFMHLKAFEAMMKTNTLPCNVKFILEGEEEVGSVSLGDFVNENKEKLSCDCILISDTHIYSNEQPTVTTGLRGLSYVEVEVEGPNRDLHSGLYGGAVPNPIHVLSRMIANLIDEDGHITIDGFYDNVETVSDSDRAEMNKLKDNPEEFKKSIGLNGVEGEKGYTTLERTSIRPTLDCNGIWGGYTGEGAKTVIPSKAFAKISMRLVPYQTPEEITEKFTKYFEKIAPENVKVKVTPHHGGMPYVLPTDTKEFLAAKQAMEAAFGKEVLPYRGGGSIPITAMFEQVLGAKSVLMGFGLDSDAIHSPNEHYGLFNFYKGIESIPLFFENYSK, encoded by the coding sequence ATGCAAGAGACTTTAAATTACATCAACGAAAACAAGCAGCGTTTCGTGGATGAATTATTTGAATTACTGAGAATTCCTTCTATTTCTGCAGATCCTGCCTATAAAGATGATGTTTTGAAATGCGCAGATGTTGTCGCTGAATATCTTAAAAATGCCGGTGCTGACAAGGTGGAGGTTTGTCAGACAAAAGGATATCCAATTGTTTTCGGAGAAAAAATGTTAAATGAAAATCTGCCGACCGTCCTGGTATACGGACATTACGATGTGCAGCCTGCTGATCCACTGGAACTTTGGAAAAAACCACCTTTTGAACCTTACATTGAAAAAACCGAACTTCACCCGGAAGGAGCAATCTTTGCCAGAGGTTCTGCGGATGATAAAGGACAGTTCTTCATGCACCTTAAAGCATTTGAAGCGATGATGAAAACCAACACGCTTCCTTGTAATGTTAAATTTATTCTGGAAGGAGAAGAAGAAGTGGGTTCGGTAAGCCTTGGAGATTTTGTAAACGAAAATAAAGAAAAACTTTCCTGCGACTGCATTTTAATTTCAGATACTCATATCTACAGCAATGAGCAGCCAACGGTCACTACAGGATTAAGAGGATTAAGCTACGTGGAAGTAGAAGTAGAGGGTCCCAACAGAGACCTGCATTCAGGATTGTACGGTGGTGCAGTTCCAAATCCTATCCATGTGCTTTCAAGAATGATTGCAAACCTAATTGATGAGGACGGGCATATTACGATAGACGGCTTTTATGATAATGTAGAAACAGTTTCGGATTCAGACAGGGCAGAAATGAACAAATTGAAAGATAACCCGGAAGAATTTAAAAAATCGATCGGACTGAACGGCGTGGAAGGTGAAAAAGGGTATACAACCCTGGAAAGAACATCTATTCGTCCTACATTAGATTGTAATGGGATTTGGGGAGGTTATACAGGCGAAGGAGCAAAAACAGTAATTCCATCGAAAGCTTTTGCTAAAATTTCGATGCGTCTTGTTCCTTACCAAACTCCTGAAGAGATTACGGAAAAATTTACTAAATATTTCGAAAAAATAGCGCCTGAAAATGTAAAGGTAAAAGTTACGCCTCACCACGGAGGAATGCCATACGTATTGCCAACCGATACGAAAGAATTTCTGGCCGCAAAACAAGCTATGGAAGCAGCTTTCGGAAAAGAAGTTCTTCCATACAGAGGAGGAGGAAGTATTCCTATTACGGCAATGTTTGAGCAGGTTCTGGGAGCAAAATCTGTTTTAATGGGATTCGGGTTAGATTCTGACGCGATCCACTCACCAAATGAGCATTACGGATTATTCAATTTTTATAAAGGAATTGAGAGTATTCCATTATTCTTTGAAAACTATTCAAAATAA
- a CDS encoding class I SAM-dependent methyltransferase, translating into MGNKLLNIKIQNYINANLNTDLPTLLLKKSPFPEVSMHEIVQQIKGKQVAQKKFPFLLKEGIIFPPQLNLEQSSSEKTAIYKSKLLKGEKFIDFTTGFGIDAYYLSENFKQITLVEQNPDLLEIVKNNWEVLGKNATFINQKLESFLKENKEVFDVIYLDPARRDNNKNKVFLLEDLSPDILAIQEELLSSADKIVIKLSPLIDLKYLVSVLPSIFRIDIIAVKNDVKEIVIFLSKEKKDFISCYCVNLESNEPVFQFTFGEEENGHATYGEPEKYIYIPNNTVLKAGIFNLISEKTELKKLHPNTHLYTSDALMQDFPGRIFEMENIDAKKIQKKSQYNVISKNYPLKPEEIKKKYSLKDGGEKYLIFTQSKKGKIILKSV; encoded by the coding sequence GTGGGAAACAAATTATTAAATATAAAAATTCAAAACTACATCAATGCAAATCTCAATACGGATTTACCTACTCTGTTATTGAAAAAATCACCATTTCCGGAAGTTTCCATGCACGAGATTGTACAGCAGATTAAAGGAAAACAGGTGGCACAAAAGAAATTTCCCTTTTTATTAAAGGAAGGTATTATTTTCCCGCCACAGCTGAATCTGGAACAGTCTTCATCAGAAAAAACAGCAATCTACAAATCTAAACTTTTAAAGGGTGAGAAATTTATCGATTTTACTACCGGATTTGGAATTGATGCTTATTATTTGTCTGAAAATTTTAAACAAATTACGTTAGTTGAGCAAAATCCTGATCTTCTGGAAATTGTAAAGAATAACTGGGAAGTTTTAGGAAAAAACGCCACATTCATCAACCAAAAACTCGAAAGCTTTCTTAAGGAAAATAAAGAAGTATTTGACGTAATTTATCTGGATCCGGCCAGAAGAGATAACAATAAGAACAAAGTTTTCCTGCTGGAAGATCTCTCACCAGACATTCTTGCCATTCAGGAAGAACTATTATCGTCCGCAGATAAAATCGTCATTAAACTATCTCCTTTAATAGATTTAAAATATCTGGTATCCGTTTTACCTTCTATTTTCAGGATTGACATTATTGCCGTTAAAAATGATGTGAAAGAAATTGTCATTTTTTTATCTAAAGAAAAAAAAGATTTCATTAGCTGCTATTGTGTAAATCTTGAAAGTAACGAACCTGTTTTCCAATTCACTTTCGGTGAAGAAGAAAATGGTCATGCAACATATGGTGAACCGGAAAAGTACATTTATATTCCTAATAATACTGTTTTAAAGGCCGGGATCTTTAATCTTATTTCGGAGAAGACAGAATTGAAAAAACTTCATCCTAACACTCATTTGTATACTTCAGATGCGTTGATGCAAGATTTCCCGGGAAGAATATTTGAAATGGAAAATATTGATGCTAAAAAGATTCAAAAGAAAAGCCAGTACAATGTCATTTCAAAAAATTATCCCCTGAAACCGGAAGAAATTAAGAAAAAATACAGTCTAAAAGACGGCGGCGAAAAATATCTTATTTTTACGCAATCCAAAAAAGGGAAAATAATTTTAAAATCAGTATAA
- a CDS encoding methylmalonyl-CoA mutase family protein translates to MSNTAWENLVKKQLKTEDIYSVLTKENLEGITVKPFYDGVSLPMTNLPKVEENTHLVARYHESLEEDVYAFLLDHNVENLTEKTIFIDNSDLAGHISPKEEDQYFSLIDVFDEKETAINDQFVKELLAKQFRRNICIDISRHQNAGAAIYQQLGIALAKTKELIETYGSEILNKLIFRIAVGANYFFEMAKVRAFKLVFKQLSKEYEADEIPYIFAETSLRNKAVADNENNLIRSTLELAAAMIGGADAVFSNNYLVDRSTENSEEISFKQQIVLAYESIINVFEDASNGSYFVEDVTRQIAEKSWTYFVEIEEAGGYLELMKKGIIQKQIYQHALEEQKWVEEGRIKLIGVNLYPKLEVKKSAEELYSENEIKAVRWAEMFE, encoded by the coding sequence ATGTCAAACACAGCTTGGGAAAATTTAGTTAAAAAGCAACTTAAAACCGAAGATATTTATTCTGTTCTCACTAAAGAAAATTTAGAGGGAATCACGGTAAAACCTTTTTATGATGGAGTTTCGCTACCCATGACAAATCTTCCGAAGGTAGAAGAAAATACCCATCTTGTGGCCAGATATCACGAAAGCCTTGAAGAAGATGTATATGCATTCCTTCTCGATCATAACGTAGAAAATCTTACAGAAAAGACAATTTTCATTGATAATAGTGATCTTGCTGGACACATCAGTCCTAAAGAAGAAGATCAGTATTTTTCCTTAATTGATGTTTTTGATGAAAAAGAAACGGCAATCAATGATCAGTTTGTTAAAGAATTATTGGCAAAACAGTTTAGAAGAAATATTTGTATTGATATTTCGCGTCATCAGAATGCAGGAGCAGCCATTTACCAGCAATTGGGAATTGCACTCGCAAAAACCAAAGAACTCATCGAAACGTACGGCTCCGAAATTTTAAATAAACTTATTTTCAGAATTGCAGTTGGAGCAAATTATTTCTTTGAAATGGCTAAAGTGAGAGCTTTTAAGCTTGTTTTTAAACAGCTTTCCAAAGAATATGAAGCAGATGAAATTCCCTATATTTTTGCAGAAACTTCGTTAAGAAATAAAGCGGTTGCGGATAATGAAAACAATCTAATTCGTTCTACTTTGGAGCTTGCTGCAGCGATGATCGGAGGTGCTGATGCGGTTTTCAGCAACAATTATTTGGTGGACAGATCAACGGAAAACTCAGAAGAAATCTCCTTTAAGCAACAAATTGTTCTTGCTTACGAAAGTATTATTAATGTTTTCGAAGATGCTTCCAACGGAAGTTATTTTGTAGAAGATGTTACACGCCAGATTGCGGAAAAATCGTGGACTTATTTTGTTGAAATCGAAGAAGCAGGCGGTTATCTTGAACTTATGAAAAAAGGAATCATTCAGAAACAAATTTATCAGCACGCCCTGGAAGAACAGAAGTGGGTGGAAGAAGGAAGAATAAAGCTAATCGGGGTAAATTTATATCCGAAATTGGAAGTAAAAAAATCTGCAGAGGAATTGTACAGTGAGAATGAGATTAAAGCCGTTCGTTGGGCTGAAATGTTTGAATAA
- a CDS encoding GxxExxY protein, translating to MNENEISFYIRKSIFSAYNELGPGLLEKVYEKVLTYELQNNGLAVKTQVQIPIEYKGLFIDTSFIADIIVENKVIVEIKSIPEINNVHHKQLLTYLKLTGLKLGLLVNFNTDYIDKSIIRKINGSIS from the coding sequence ATGAATGAAAATGAAATTAGCTTCTATATCAGGAAATCTATATTTTCTGCTTACAATGAACTTGGGCCAGGACTTTTGGAAAAGGTTTATGAAAAAGTTTTGACTTACGAATTACAAAATAATGGCTTAGCGGTTAAAACACAGGTTCAAATTCCAATTGAATATAAAGGCTTGTTTATTGACACGAGCTTTATTGCCGATATTATTGTTGAAAATAAAGTAATTGTCGAAATAAAATCAATTCCGGAAATCAATAATGTTCATCATAAACAATTATTAACCTATTTAAAACTAACAGGTCTGAAATTAGGGTTATTAGTCAACTTTAATACAGATTATATTGATAAAAGTATAATCAGAAAAATAAACGGGAGTATCAGCTAA
- a CDS encoding DinB family protein gives MKEKLIDLFEYTFHFNSEMIKIIAENIENVDEKTISLINHTLNAQQIWNSRILKENSFEVWQINPFETLQEINRNNFKKSIEIVHHFDPDQKINYQNSRGANFENTVFEMLFQAINHSTYHRGQINSLLKKDGIDPILTDYIFYKR, from the coding sequence ATGAAAGAAAAACTGATCGATTTATTTGAATATACCTTTCATTTCAACAGTGAAATGATTAAAATTATTGCTGAAAATATTGAGAATGTTGATGAAAAAACAATTAGCCTGATTAACCATACTTTAAATGCCCAACAGATCTGGAATTCAAGAATTCTGAAAGAAAATTCATTCGAAGTCTGGCAGATCAATCCTTTTGAAACGCTTCAGGAAATAAACAGGAATAATTTTAAAAAAAGTATTGAAATCGTCCATCACTTTGATCCTGATCAGAAAATCAATTATCAGAATTCACGAGGAGCAAATTTTGAAAACACTGTTTTTGAAATGCTGTTTCAGGCCATCAACCATTCTACCTATCACCGTGGGCAAATCAATTCCTTACTCAAAAAAGACGGAATAGACCCCATCTTAACGGATTATATTTTTTATAAAAGATAA